A DNA window from Streptomyces sp. 71268 contains the following coding sequences:
- the tsaD gene encoding tRNA (adenosine(37)-N6)-threonylcarbamoyltransferase complex transferase subunit TsaD: protein MVLGVESSCDETGAGIVSGGRLLAHVVASSMDEHARFGGVVPEIAARAHLQAFNPVVKEALGQAGLGMHDIDAVAVTTGPGLSGALQVGLAGAKSLAYAAGVPLYGVHHLAGHVAADTLEHGPLPDPCMVLIVSGGHTSLLLVRDLVRHPILHLGDTIDDAAGECFDKVARVFGLPYPGGPAIDQAARAGNPCAVAFPRPLLGSKEHPYGFSFSGLKTAAARWAEQHRQRGEKLPLADGAASLQEAVADVLTRKALTACRQYDVRTLVVVGGVAGNSRVRALAEERCAAADVELRVPPLTLCTDNGAMIAAVGDLLVRAGADPAQLDVSIDPSAPLEYAALHPAAKSVRVA from the coding sequence CGAGTCGTCGTGCGACGAGACAGGGGCAGGGATCGTCTCCGGCGGCCGGCTGCTGGCGCATGTCGTGGCGTCGAGCATGGACGAGCACGCCCGCTTCGGCGGCGTGGTCCCGGAGATCGCCGCCCGTGCTCACCTCCAAGCGTTCAACCCCGTCGTGAAGGAGGCTCTCGGACAGGCAGGGCTCGGCATGCACGACATCGATGCCGTAGCGGTGACCACCGGCCCGGGTCTGTCCGGTGCCCTCCAAGTCGGCCTGGCCGGCGCGAAGTCCCTGGCCTACGCCGCGGGAGTACCTCTCTACGGGGTACACCACCTAGCCGGGCACGTGGCGGCAGACACCCTGGAGCACGGGCCGCTGCCCGACCCGTGCATGGTCCTGATCGTCTCTGGCGGTCACACCTCGCTGCTGTTGGTGCGCGACCTGGTGCGTCATCCGATCCTGCACCTGGGCGACACCATCGACGACGCCGCCGGCGAGTGCTTCGACAAGGTCGCCCGAGTCTTCGGCCTCCCCTACCCGGGCGGCCCGGCGATCGACCAAGCCGCCCGGGCAGGCAATCCGTGTGCCGTCGCCTTCCCCCGTCCACTGTTGGGGTCGAAGGAGCACCCGTACGGGTTCTCCTTCTCCGGCCTGAAGACGGCAGCCGCTCGCTGGGCCGAGCAGCACCGCCAGCGAGGCGAGAAACTCCCCCTGGCCGATGGCGCTGCCTCCCTCCAGGAGGCCGTCGCGGATGTCCTGACGCGCAAGGCGCTGACTGCCTGTCGCCAGTACGATGTGCGCACCTTGGTCGTGGTGGGCGGTGTCGCGGGGAATTCCCGAGTGAGGGCCCTGGCCGAGGAGCGGTGCGCCGCCGCGGACGTGGAGCTACGGGTACCACCGCTGACGCTGTGCACCGACAACGGGGCGATGATCGCAGCCGTCGGCGACCTACTGGTGCGGGCTGGAGCCGACCCAGCACAGTTGGATGTGTCAATCGACCCGTCGGCACCGCTGGAGTACGCCGCCCTGCACCCCGCTGCCAAGTCGGTGAGGGTTGCGTGA